The proteins below are encoded in one region of Paenibacillus albus:
- the uxuA gene encoding mannonate dehydratase, giving the protein MIMSFRWFGQGDPVTLQNIRQIPGVSGIVTALYDVPVGEAWPMESILALKQTVEAAGLQISVIESVPVHEDIKLGRPTRDRYIENYSQTIRRLGEAGIPVICYNFMPVFDWTRSQLACQLPDGSNTLTFEDETISRMDPVNGDLSLPGWDSSYTKEEMGQLIEAYADVTEDKLWSNLAYFLERVIPVAEEAGLVMSIHPDDPPWPIFGLPRIVSNFDQLRRLTEHVDSPANGITFCSGSLGANEDNDLIAIIRHFGSQNKLHFAHTRNILRTGPRSFQESAHLSSTGSIDMVRVLEALYDTGFTGPLRPDHGRMIWGEQGRPGYGLYDRALGATYLNGIWEALSKTKPRS; this is encoded by the coding sequence ATGATTATGTCATTTAGGTGGTTCGGCCAAGGCGATCCGGTCACTTTGCAAAATATCCGCCAAATTCCTGGGGTTTCGGGCATCGTTACGGCGCTTTACGATGTGCCTGTCGGTGAAGCTTGGCCGATGGAGTCCATTCTTGCTTTGAAACAGACTGTCGAAGCAGCGGGCCTGCAAATCTCCGTTATTGAAAGCGTTCCCGTGCACGAGGACATTAAGCTCGGACGTCCGACTCGCGACCGCTACATTGAAAACTACAGTCAAACGATTCGCCGCCTAGGCGAGGCAGGCATTCCGGTCATTTGCTACAACTTCATGCCGGTCTTCGATTGGACACGCTCTCAGCTGGCCTGCCAGCTGCCGGACGGATCAAACACGCTCACGTTTGAGGACGAGACGATTTCCCGCATGGATCCGGTCAATGGCGATCTCTCGCTTCCCGGCTGGGATTCCAGCTATACAAAAGAAGAGATGGGGCAGCTCATCGAAGCTTATGCTGATGTGACCGAAGACAAACTGTGGAGCAATCTTGCTTATTTCCTCGAGCGCGTCATCCCAGTCGCGGAGGAAGCGGGGCTCGTCATGTCCATTCATCCGGATGATCCGCCATGGCCGATCTTCGGCTTGCCGCGCATCGTCAGCAACTTCGATCAGCTGCGCCGCCTCACTGAGCATGTCGACAGCCCGGCGAACGGCATTACGTTCTGCTCCGGTTCGCTCGGCGCGAACGAAGACAACGACTTAATCGCGATTATCCGCCATTTTGGCTCCCAAAATAAATTGCATTTTGCCCATACGCGCAACATTCTGCGTACCGGACCGCGTTCCTTCCAAGAGTCGGCGCATCTCTCCTCCACGGGTTCCATTGATATGGTTCGCGTCCTGGAGGCGTTATACGACACCGGGTTTACCGGTCCACTCAGACCGGACCACGGCCGCATGATCTGGGGCGAGCAAGGCCGCCCTGGCTACGGCCTCTACGACCGAGCGCTTGGTGCGACATACTTGAACGGGATCTGGGAAGCGTTATCGAAGACGAAACCGAGGAGCTGA
- a CDS encoding sugar phosphate isomerase/epimerase family protein, whose amino-acid sequence MFKKQIAAQLYTLRDYVRTAEELDETLGKVKAIGYDAVQLSGIGPIAPDEVASICSRHGLTICATHVPYERLLDDLDALIAEHQSWNCKYIGLGGLPEHYRTSREGYEEMAGILCGIGTKLAAAGLELVYHNHKFEFEKFGGRGSTGMDILLEGSTPQGQQAAYSLELDTYWVQAGGADPVAWIRKSERMKVVHLKDMAILKDQQVFAEIGEGNLNWPAIIEACREIGVEWYVVEQDTCQRDPFESLAISYKALQQWVYQEEEHRDDVTV is encoded by the coding sequence TTGTTCAAGAAACAAATCGCCGCGCAGCTCTACACGCTCCGCGATTATGTGAGAACAGCCGAAGAACTCGACGAGACGCTGGGTAAAGTCAAAGCGATCGGCTACGACGCCGTGCAGCTATCCGGCATCGGTCCGATTGCGCCGGATGAAGTAGCCAGCATCTGCAGCCGCCATGGACTTACGATCTGCGCGACGCATGTGCCGTACGAGCGGTTGTTGGACGATCTGGATGCGCTCATTGCCGAGCACCAATCGTGGAATTGCAAATATATCGGCTTAGGCGGGCTGCCGGAGCATTATCGCACTAGCCGCGAAGGCTATGAAGAGATGGCGGGCATCCTCTGCGGCATCGGAACGAAGCTCGCAGCCGCAGGACTCGAGCTTGTGTATCACAACCATAAGTTTGAGTTCGAGAAGTTCGGTGGCCGCGGTTCGACGGGCATGGATATCCTGCTTGAAGGCTCAACCCCGCAAGGCCAGCAGGCTGCTTACAGCCTGGAGCTGGATACGTACTGGGTGCAGGCGGGAGGCGCTGATCCGGTTGCCTGGATTCGCAAGTCCGAGCGGATGAAGGTCGTCCATCTCAAGGACATGGCGATCCTGAAGGATCAGCAAGTGTTCGCAGAGATTGGCGAAGGCAATCTGAACTGGCCGGCGATTATCGAAGCATGCCGCGAAATCGGCGTTGAATGGTATGTCGTAGAGCAGGATACATGCCAGCGCGATCCGTTCGAGAGCTTAGCAATCAGCTACAAAGCGCTTCAGCAATGGGTGTATCAAGAGGAGGAGCATCGAGACGATGTCACTGTTTAA
- a CDS encoding sugar phosphate isomerase/epimerase family protein yields MASSSKLKLSVFTVATPDMTPEQLCEAAAAAGIDGIEWRCKETSPHLLSEPPSFWGNNLCTLSPSADDEEISRFNQAASKHNRQAISVTPYLTCGDVEGTEQIMRLASKLGASMIRAGVPGYDRSRNYNDLYTQALTYLQEVEQLARTYNVKAIIETHHLTIAPSASLAHRLVSSFNHDHIGVLYDPGNMVYEGYENYRMGLELLGPYLAHVHVKNAGWQPPAQQAQSVQSANDPLQSIEWSCGWRPIANGQVPWKQVLRDLKAVGYDGWLGLEDFSQTFDTPTMLQTYVNQIQTWMEEI; encoded by the coding sequence ATGGCATCATCATCCAAACTAAAATTATCCGTATTCACTGTCGCTACACCGGACATGACACCGGAGCAGCTCTGCGAAGCCGCTGCCGCTGCAGGCATCGACGGCATCGAATGGCGCTGTAAAGAAACGTCGCCGCATCTGCTAAGCGAACCGCCGTCCTTTTGGGGAAACAACCTTTGCACCCTCTCTCCAAGCGCGGACGACGAGGAGATCAGCCGATTTAACCAAGCGGCTTCCAAGCACAACAGACAAGCGATTTCCGTCACGCCATATCTTACTTGCGGCGACGTTGAGGGCACCGAACAGATCATGCGACTGGCCAGCAAGCTCGGCGCATCAATGATCCGTGCCGGCGTCCCCGGTTACGATCGCAGCCGCAATTACAACGATCTGTACACTCAAGCCCTAACCTACTTGCAAGAAGTTGAACAACTCGCCCGTACTTATAACGTCAAGGCGATTATCGAAACGCACCACCTGACCATCGCGCCAAGCGCCTCGCTCGCGCACCGGCTTGTCTCATCATTCAACCACGACCATATCGGGGTGTTGTACGATCCCGGCAACATGGTCTATGAAGGCTACGAGAACTATCGGATGGGGCTAGAGCTGCTCGGACCTTACCTTGCTCATGTCCATGTGAAGAACGCAGGCTGGCAGCCTCCGGCGCAGCAAGCACAATCAGTGCAATCAGCCAATGATCCGCTTCAATCCATCGAATGGAGCTGCGGCTGGCGGCCAATCGCGAATGGGCAAGTGCCGTGGAAGCAAGTGCTGCGCGACCTGAAGGCGGTCGGCTATGATGGCTGGCTCGGCCTTGAGGATTTCAGCCAAACCTTCGACACACCAACCATGCTTCAAACCTATGTGAATCAAATACAGACTTGGATGGAGGAGATTTAA
- the sigY gene encoding RNA polymerase sigma factor SigY — MNTVQPPVEDEQLIRRAVRGDEHALASLLHSHYPMLYRYMLKVTMNKALAEDLVQDTMLRAIERIRSFQGRSKFSTWLISIATRRYLDEMRKQHREKRWQTEEQALHAIRFDAAMQQHDWPDALDALGALSYEIRVPILLKYYYGYAYEEIAAWLEIPVGTVKSRLHNGLKQLRKELGEE, encoded by the coding sequence ATGAACACTGTACAGCCACCAGTCGAAGACGAGCAGCTGATTAGGCGCGCGGTTCGCGGCGACGAGCATGCGCTGGCTAGCTTGCTGCACAGCCACTATCCGATGCTGTACCGCTACATGCTTAAGGTGACGATGAACAAGGCGCTCGCGGAAGATTTGGTGCAGGATACGATGCTGAGGGCGATTGAGCGAATCCGCAGCTTTCAAGGCAGAAGCAAGTTTTCGACCTGGCTCATTTCGATTGCAACAAGGCGGTACTTGGATGAGATGCGCAAGCAGCATCGGGAGAAGCGTTGGCAGACGGAAGAGCAGGCGCTGCATGCGATACGGTTCGATGCGGCGATGCAGCAGCACGATTGGCCGGACGCCCTGGATGCACTTGGCGCGCTTTCTTATGAAATCCGAGTGCCGATTCTACTGAAATATTATTACGGCTACGCCTATGAAGAAATTGCGGCATGGCTCGAAATTCCGGTCGGAACCGTGAAGTCTAGGCTCCATAACGGATTGAAGCAATTGAGGAAGGAGCTGGGCGAAGAATGA
- a CDS encoding AraC family transcriptional regulator, whose protein sequence is MPLTMQWQQPIELMYRNDQPMPGAQFHSHAFYELYYFQEGECNYLIGDKLITLQPGDLILMHGMTLHCPNPSPHKPYIRTIIHMDPAYIHKVLQADTAAMLLRPFEELRNIRISLSPRDQAELEGLLEEMNQIYQRKSETGVRTAYDRFVLRVIELLHLVRDWCSEPAYERDHRSLKEQHVQGVISYLEDHYLEEITLDHIASALHLTKPYLSNLFKDVTGTTVFKYLYNRRINQAKMLFRLEPRQSVSEVCRAVGFHHLAHFSRLFKTTVGASPETYRKRMLQHVTEH, encoded by the coding sequence GTGCCGCTCACGATGCAATGGCAACAGCCGATCGAGCTCATGTATCGGAATGATCAACCGATGCCTGGAGCTCAATTTCATTCGCATGCCTTTTATGAGCTGTATTATTTTCAAGAGGGCGAATGCAATTATTTGATCGGCGATAAGCTGATAACACTTCAGCCTGGCGATTTGATTCTCATGCATGGCATGACGCTTCATTGTCCCAACCCGTCTCCGCATAAGCCTTATATTCGCACGATTATTCATATGGATCCGGCCTACATACATAAAGTGCTTCAAGCAGATACTGCCGCGATGCTGCTTAGACCCTTCGAGGAGCTTCGCAACATCCGCATCTCTCTTAGCCCGCGCGATCAAGCGGAGCTCGAGGGACTGCTGGAAGAGATGAACCAGATTTATCAGCGTAAGAGCGAGACAGGCGTGCGAACCGCCTATGACCGCTTCGTGCTGCGCGTCATCGAGCTGCTGCATCTCGTTCGCGATTGGTGCAGCGAGCCGGCCTACGAGAGAGATCACCGCTCTTTGAAGGAGCAGCATGTGCAAGGTGTCATCTCGTACTTGGAAGATCATTATTTGGAGGAGATCACGCTTGATCACATCGCAAGCGCGCTTCACCTCACCAAGCCGTACTTGTCCAACCTGTTCAAGGATGTGACCGGTACGACCGTATTCAAATACTTATACAACCGGCGAATCAATCAGGCCAAAATGCTGTTTCGGCTGGAGCCCCGCCAGTCCGTATCGGAAGTGTGCCGCGCTGTCGGCTTTCACCATCTGGCTCACTTTAGCAGGTTGTTTAAGACGACAGTTGGTGCAAGTCCCGAGACGTACCGGAAACGGATGCTTCAGCATGTGACTGAGCACTGA
- a CDS encoding DUF5345 family protein, translating to MSSIDKTNRSKRTRVQGQTQEKEQDQALEQQYRELLDPHIKQWDESITPPNPPSLAALTGLVGERNKAQRQRYWKELALLWLIGALVLSGLLLLWQSSIVLFAIVQGTAFVAAAVFLTVSGINRRERRHREWQE from the coding sequence ATGAGCAGTATTGATAAAACGAATCGTTCGAAGCGAACACGAGTGCAGGGGCAGACGCAGGAAAAGGAGCAAGATCAAGCGCTTGAGCAGCAGTATCGCGAGCTGCTTGACCCTCACATCAAACAGTGGGATGAGTCTATTACACCGCCGAACCCGCCTTCGCTTGCCGCGCTAACTGGGCTTGTCGGCGAACGTAATAAAGCGCAGCGGCAGCGGTATTGGAAGGAGCTTGCGCTGCTGTGGCTTATCGGCGCATTGGTGCTAAGCGGGCTGCTGCTTCTCTGGCAGAGCAGCATTGTCCTATTCGCAATCGTGCAAGGAACGGCTTTCGTGGCGGCAGCCGTCTTCCTGACGGTGAGCGGCATTAATCGCAGAGAGAGGCGGCATCGCGAATGGCAGGAATGA
- a CDS encoding Gfo/Idh/MocA family protein translates to MSLFNRNDGMNYAPVSIVKPSPVCGPGEFVFAAMALDHGHIYGMTNGLLEAGGTIKWVYDADPAKVEAFRKSFPQAQAAPSPEAILEDSEVRLVAAAAVPSERGALGVKVMNHGKDYFTDKTPFTTLEQLEAAKAAAASTGRKYMVYYSERLHVESAIYAGKLIQDGAIGRVLQVLGTGPHRLNKASRPDWFFRKEQYGGILCDIGSHQIEQFLSFAGCKDATVAHSKVANYSNPDYPELEDFGDATLVGDNGATNYFRVDWFTPNGLGTWGDGRTTILGTDGYIELRKYIDVGREKSGDHVYLVNHEGEHHLTVGGQIGFPFFGELILDCLNRTENAMTQAHAFKAAELCLLAQNKAIRI, encoded by the coding sequence ATGTCACTGTTTAATCGAAATGACGGCATGAATTATGCGCCGGTATCTATTGTGAAGCCGTCACCGGTGTGCGGCCCAGGCGAGTTTGTGTTCGCGGCAATGGCGCTTGATCACGGCCACATCTATGGCATGACGAATGGTCTGTTGGAAGCAGGCGGCACGATAAAATGGGTGTACGACGCTGATCCGGCGAAGGTCGAAGCGTTCCGTAAATCCTTTCCGCAGGCGCAAGCTGCTCCCTCTCCCGAAGCAATTCTCGAGGATTCCGAGGTGCGCCTCGTTGCAGCCGCAGCCGTTCCTTCCGAGCGTGGTGCATTAGGCGTCAAGGTGATGAACCACGGCAAGGATTATTTTACAGACAAAACGCCGTTCACTACGCTCGAACAGCTCGAAGCGGCGAAAGCGGCAGCGGCGTCCACTGGACGCAAATATATGGTGTACTACAGCGAACGGCTGCATGTTGAGAGTGCGATCTATGCCGGCAAGCTCATTCAGGATGGGGCTATCGGACGCGTCCTGCAGGTGCTCGGCACAGGTCCGCACCGACTGAATAAGGCGTCGCGCCCGGACTGGTTCTTCCGCAAGGAGCAGTACGGCGGTATTTTGTGCGATATCGGCAGCCACCAGATCGAGCAGTTTCTATCCTTCGCAGGCTGCAAGGACGCGACAGTTGCCCACAGCAAAGTAGCCAATTACAGCAACCCGGATTATCCGGAGCTGGAGGACTTTGGCGATGCAACGCTCGTTGGCGATAACGGGGCGACGAATTATTTTCGCGTGGACTGGTTCACTCCGAACGGCTTAGGCACATGGGGCGACGGCAGAACGACGATTCTTGGCACGGACGGCTATATCGAGCTGCGCAAATATATCGATGTCGGACGCGAGAAGAGCGGCGATCACGTCTATCTCGTTAACCATGAGGGCGAGCATCATCTGACTGTCGGCGGCCAGATCGGGTTTCCGTTCTTTGGCGAGCTGATCTTGGATTGCTTGAACCGTACGGAGAATGCGATGACGCAGGCCCACGCTTTCAAAGCGGCGGAGCTTTGTCTGCTCGCTCAAAATAAAGCGATCCGCATCTAG
- a CDS encoding SDR family oxidoreductase, with product MAQALIDHGAHAALVVRDPETAEPKLQELLATGRASLFQADAAVKADLERVLGEIIAWSPSGQANILLHTAGTNSATPFFEISEEEWDRIMDVNAKSVMLACQVFGKSMIDAGAGGSIITISSVSSGPPLSRVFTYSASKHAVNSMTQFLAREFAPHGIRVNAIVPGFFPAEQNRAILSEERVSSIMGHMPMKRFGDPKELQGAAVWLASDAASSYVTGSLIRVDGGYGAMTI from the coding sequence ATGGCGCAGGCGCTTATCGATCACGGCGCGCACGCGGCACTTGTCGTGCGCGATCCCGAGACGGCGGAGCCGAAGCTGCAAGAGCTGCTGGCAACGGGCCGCGCGTCGCTGTTCCAGGCGGATGCGGCCGTGAAGGCGGATCTCGAGCGCGTCCTCGGCGAGATTATCGCATGGTCGCCGTCCGGGCAGGCGAATATCCTGCTGCATACGGCAGGCACGAACAGCGCGACGCCATTCTTCGAGATTAGCGAAGAAGAATGGGATCGCATTATGGACGTCAACGCGAAGAGCGTCATGCTTGCTTGCCAAGTGTTCGGCAAGTCGATGATTGACGCTGGCGCCGGCGGCAGCATTATCACGATCAGCTCGGTATCGTCAGGACCGCCGCTGTCCCGTGTCTTTACGTATTCGGCGTCTAAGCATGCCGTCAACAGCATGACACAGTTTCTGGCGCGCGAGTTCGCGCCGCACGGCATCCGCGTCAACGCGATCGTGCCGGGGTTCTTCCCGGCGGAGCAGAATCGCGCGATTCTGTCTGAGGAGCGGGTAAGCAGCATTATGGGACATATGCCGATGAAGCGCTTCGGCGATCCCAAGGAGCTGCAAGGCGCGGCCGTCTGGCTCGCATCCGATGCAGCGTCCAGCTACGTGACCGGATCGCTCATTCGAGTGGATGGCGGATACGGCGCAATGACTATATAA
- a CDS encoding M24 family metallopeptidase: MHSNLIATIEKDEVLARIVRLQQLMAAEQVDAFLVTQHVDLFYITGSMQAGYAFIPASGTPVFYVRRSLERAELESAVRVETMPSLRGFKVQLEQDHPAMFAGGRNEAAVRIATEMDVLPAASYVRLVDVFGSGCALVDGSSLMRQVRMVKSPWEVSRIEAAAQVVAEALVEATTIIREGITELELMARIEYEIRIRGHIGLMRTRTYNMEITTGMVGAGEAVAVPSAFDGPAGGLGLGPSFPQSTSRKVIKRGEPILIDIGCCIDGYVIDQTRTAVIGGLPDDLAEAYAKAEELIHAAEAAMRPGIACDSLYTDALAGAAAAGLADHFMGYGINQVKFLGHGIGLEVDEWPVLAKGFNTLLAPGMVLAVEPKFTFPGRGVVGIENSYLVTDTGCRQLTRSPEGLIVIP; this comes from the coding sequence GTGCACAGCAATTTGATCGCAACAATCGAGAAAGATGAAGTATTGGCGCGAATTGTTCGGCTGCAGCAGCTTATGGCTGCCGAGCAGGTCGATGCTTTTCTTGTCACGCAGCATGTCGATTTGTTCTATATAACGGGCTCCATGCAGGCAGGTTATGCTTTTATTCCTGCGTCAGGAACGCCAGTCTTTTATGTAAGGCGCAGCTTGGAGCGGGCGGAACTGGAGTCGGCTGTGCGCGTAGAGACGATGCCATCCCTGCGCGGGTTCAAGGTGCAGCTGGAGCAGGATCATCCGGCTATGTTCGCTGGAGGGCGCAATGAGGCTGCGGTTCGGATCGCTACGGAGATGGATGTGCTGCCGGCAGCAAGCTATGTACGGTTAGTGGATGTGTTTGGCAGCGGGTGCGCACTGGTGGACGGGTCATCACTGATGAGGCAGGTGCGCATGGTGAAGTCGCCATGGGAGGTAAGCCGAATTGAGGCTGCGGCACAGGTCGTTGCAGAAGCGCTTGTTGAAGCGACCACCATTATCCGAGAAGGCATTACGGAGCTTGAGCTGATGGCTCGTATCGAGTACGAAATTCGGATTCGCGGGCATATCGGCTTAATGAGGACCCGCACATATAACATGGAGATTACGACAGGCATGGTCGGAGCGGGCGAGGCGGTTGCAGTGCCGAGTGCTTTTGACGGCCCTGCGGGCGGGCTGGGTCTGGGACCATCCTTCCCGCAAAGCACGAGCCGGAAGGTGATTAAGCGAGGCGAACCGATTCTCATTGATATCGGCTGCTGCATTGATGGTTATGTCATTGACCAGACCCGCACAGCGGTTATTGGAGGGCTGCCCGATGATTTGGCTGAGGCGTACGCGAAGGCGGAGGAGCTTATTCATGCTGCGGAAGCTGCGATGCGTCCGGGCATTGCGTGCGACAGTCTTTATACTGATGCGCTTGCAGGAGCGGCGGCGGCTGGACTTGCCGACCACTTTATGGGCTACGGCATCAACCAAGTGAAATTCCTCGGCCACGGTATCGGCCTCGAGGTGGACGAATGGCCGGTCCTTGCCAAGGGCTTCAACACGTTACTGGCTCCTGGCATGGTGCTTGCGGTCGAGCCGAAGTTCACGTTCCCCGGTCGCGGCGTTGTCGGCATCGAGAACAGCTACCTCGTTACGGACACTGGCTGCCGCCAGCTAACCCGATCTCCGGAAGGGTTGATTGTAATTCCGTAG
- a CDS encoding PLD nuclease N-terminal domain-containing protein translates to MDQLTTTQLMTIILPLAVVQLVLMITAIVVCARAEQTRGPKWMWILIILFFSLVGSILFFLVGRKQS, encoded by the coding sequence ATGGATCAACTTACAACAACACAGCTAATGACGATTATTTTACCGCTTGCGGTCGTTCAACTTGTTCTAATGATTACAGCTATCGTCGTATGCGCCAGGGCTGAACAAACAAGAGGGCCCAAATGGATGTGGATTCTCATTATCTTGTTCTTCTCGCTGGTCGGTTCGATCCTGTTCTTCCTTGTTGGAAGAAAGCAATCGTAA
- a CDS encoding ABC transporter ATP-binding protein — protein sequence MTKLLEVDKLTKQFGGSSAKALQDVSFSLGEGRCTALLGPNGAGKTTTIRMLTGLLAPTSGSIRFQDVQQGADHRALIGYLPQTPAFHGWMSGLEFAQYAAELCGMGRREAAQRSAELLERVGIGAAGKRRIAGYSGGMKQRLGLAQALIHRPKLLILDEPVSALDPIGRRDVMELLGELKQETSILFSTHVLHDAEELCDDVLIMESGRIVLQGPLSRIRAENREPVLLLEIENEAGSDSREALSRWLKAIVEPTADQSSIIRYELDPLNSCAAKLIVRDINEARRLVLEQLLEWNLPVTKLEIGYSTLEDLFMKVVIHK from the coding sequence ATGACGAAACTTCTTGAGGTTGATAAGCTTACCAAACAGTTCGGAGGCAGCTCGGCCAAAGCGCTGCAGGACGTATCTTTCTCACTCGGAGAAGGGCGCTGCACGGCGCTGCTTGGACCGAACGGCGCTGGCAAAACGACGACAATCCGCATGCTCACCGGGCTGCTTGCACCTACATCGGGAAGCATCCGCTTCCAGGACGTACAGCAGGGAGCGGATCATCGCGCGTTGATCGGGTATCTGCCGCAGACGCCTGCTTTTCATGGCTGGATGAGCGGCTTGGAATTTGCCCAGTACGCGGCTGAGCTGTGCGGCATGGGAAGAAGGGAAGCGGCACAGCGAAGCGCCGAACTGCTGGAGCGAGTCGGCATTGGCGCGGCAGGCAAGCGGCGCATTGCCGGATATTCCGGCGGCATGAAGCAGCGCCTCGGTCTAGCGCAGGCACTGATCCACAGGCCGAAGCTGCTTATTCTGGACGAGCCGGTGTCTGCGCTGGACCCTATCGGGCGGCGAGATGTAATGGAATTGCTCGGCGAACTGAAGCAGGAGACGAGCATTCTGTTCTCGACGCATGTGCTGCATGATGCGGAGGAGCTGTGCGATGATGTGCTCATTATGGAGAGCGGACGGATCGTGCTTCAAGGACCGCTAAGCAGAATTCGCGCCGAGAATCGGGAACCGGTTCTGCTGCTCGAAATCGAGAATGAAGCAGGCTCGGATTCTCGCGAGGCACTTTCGCGGTGGCTGAAAGCGATAGTTGAGCCGACTGCAGATCAATCAAGTATTATCCGGTACGAATTAGACCCGCTTAACAGCTGCGCAGCTAAGCTAATTGTGCGTGACATAAATGAAGCAAGACGCCTCGTGCTCGAACAGCTGCTCGAATGGAACCTCCCGGTTACGAAGCTGGAAATCGGATATTCGACATTGGAGGATCTATTCATGAAAGTGGTGATCCACAAAT
- a CDS encoding Gfo/Idh/MocA family protein: MKQLRYGIIGIGNMGSGHASILTSGKIKGAVLTAVCDGFESKRTWARETYGDKITVFESSAAMIDSGLVDAVVVATPHYDHPSEAIHAFSKGMHVLIEKPAGVYAKQVREMNDAAAASGKTFGIVYNQRMNPIYQKLREMIQSGEIGEVRRINWIITNWYRTQAYYDSGTWRATWGGEGGGVLINQCPHNLDLWQWTTGMMPTRMRAFCQFGKNRDIEVENEVTAYAEYENGATAVFITSTSEAPGTNRLEVAGSRGKIVIEDDKMTFYRIREEEAAFNARNTAPFASPECWKIDIPSSGTSPEHSGILQNFTDAVLNGTPLVAPGEEGIFGLTLSNAMHLSTWIDGWVDLPLDEALHEAELNKRIASSKFQRQAAPAVTK; the protein is encoded by the coding sequence TTGAAACAGCTTCGTTACGGCATTATCGGTATCGGAAATATGGGTTCGGGCCACGCGTCTATCCTGACATCGGGCAAAATCAAAGGCGCCGTCCTCACCGCAGTATGCGACGGTTTCGAGAGCAAACGCACTTGGGCGAGAGAAACATACGGCGATAAAATTACGGTATTCGAGAGCTCCGCAGCAATGATCGATTCGGGTCTGGTGGACGCTGTCGTTGTGGCAACGCCACACTATGACCATCCTTCCGAGGCGATCCATGCATTCAGTAAAGGCATGCACGTGCTTATCGAGAAGCCAGCTGGCGTTTACGCGAAGCAGGTACGAGAGATGAACGACGCGGCGGCAGCCAGCGGCAAGACCTTCGGCATTGTCTACAATCAGCGGATGAATCCGATTTACCAGAAGCTTCGCGAGATGATTCAATCCGGCGAGATCGGCGAAGTTCGCCGCATCAACTGGATTATCACCAACTGGTACCGGACGCAGGCGTACTACGATTCCGGGACTTGGCGCGCAACTTGGGGCGGCGAAGGCGGCGGCGTGCTCATCAACCAATGTCCGCATAACCTCGATCTGTGGCAGTGGACGACAGGCATGATGCCGACTCGCATGCGCGCATTCTGCCAATTTGGCAAAAACCGCGACATCGAGGTGGAGAACGAAGTAACTGCATATGCGGAATACGAGAACGGCGCGACGGCAGTGTTCATTACATCGACTTCCGAGGCGCCAGGTACGAACAGGCTCGAAGTTGCAGGAAGCCGCGGTAAAATCGTCATCGAAGACGACAAAATGACGTTTTACCGTATTCGTGAGGAAGAAGCAGCGTTCAATGCGCGCAATACAGCGCCATTCGCTTCGCCGGAATGCTGGAAGATCGACATTCCAAGCAGCGGAACTAGCCCAGAGCATTCGGGCATTCTCCAGAACTTTACTGATGCGGTGCTGAACGGAACGCCGCTCGTCGCTCCGGGCGAGGAAGGCATCTTCGGTCTCACGCTCTCGAATGCGATGCACCTCTCGACATGGATTGACGGCTGGGTTGACCTGCCGCTCGACGAAGCGCTCCATGAGGCAGAGTTGAACAAGCGAATTGCCAGCTCCAAATTCCAGAGACAAGCAGCACCTGCTGTGACAAAATAG